A region of the Candidatus Dadabacteria bacterium genome:
CGATGCGGTCGTGTATCTCAACCGGCTGTCCGACCTGCTTTTTGTGCTTGCGCGCGCCTCAAACATCCGCGAAGGATTTGCCGAAGTTCCGGTTGACTTCGGCGCGAAACCTTGAAACAAAGCGAGAAAGAACGGAAATTAGCCATAGTCCACCCGGTGATAGACGCCTATATGGATTCTCTCGCCGGGGGCGCGGCGTTTCCGCCGGAGGACGAAACCGTTTCCGAAATGGAGAATCTGGCGCGGGAAAGGGACTTCCCCATAGTGGGGCGGCTTGCGGGCAGGTTTCTTTTTCAGCAGGCGCTGATGCTCGGCGCGCGCAGGGTTTTTGAACTGGGCTCCGGCTTCGGGTATTCGGCCTACTGGTTTGCCAAGGCGGCGGGTCCCGGCGGCTCGGTTGTATGCACGGACAGGTCGGAGGAAAACGCGGCTTCCGCCGCGGAGTTTATGAAGAAAAGCGGCCTTGAAAAGATCGTGTCCTTCCGCGCGGGCGACGCGCTGCAAATCCTGTCGGAAACGCGGGGAACTTTTGACATAATTTTTTGCGATGCGGACAAGGAAAGTTATCCCGAAATGTTTGCCGCCGCGCGGGGCAGGGTTCGCAAGGGGGGGCTTTTTATTGCGGACAACGCCTTCTGGGACGGCAGGGCCGCCCGCCCGGACGGCGCGCCCGATTCCGAGGCCGTTGCGCGGTTCAACAAACTGGTCGCCGCCGACCCGGATTTTATGACGGTTCAAGTTCCCATAAGAGACGGCCTCTCGGTGAGCCTGCGGCTTCGTTAACACCATGGCAACCGCGACACAGCAGCCGGACGGGCGCGCCAAACTGAAAAGTTTCTACCTCAGGGGCGCAAAGCGGATAGAGAAAAAACACCATTCCTTCGGGCCCGCAAACAGGTTTACGGCGGGCATAACGCTGGCGCGCGAAAGGGCCGCCCTTGCCGACTCTTTCATCAGGAAAGCGGCGGAGCTGCCGCCTTCCGCCCCGCGCGGGGTGGCGTTTGTCGCTCTGGGCGGATACGGCCGCGGAGACCTGTGCCCTTTTTCCGACATAGACCTTCTCGTTCTGCACGAGCCGGGGCTTGAAGAGGAGGCGGCGGTCGCCGCCGAGGGGGTGTTTCATCCCCTGTGGGACATGAAAATTGACCTCGGCCATGCGGTGAGAACCGTTGAAGACTGCGCGCTGCTCTGCAAAAAGG
Encoded here:
- a CDS encoding O-methyltransferase, with the translated sequence MKQSEKERKLAIVHPVIDAYMDSLAGGAAFPPEDETVSEMENLARERDFPIVGRLAGRFLFQQALMLGARRVFELGSGFGYSAYWFAKAAGPGGSVVCTDRSEENAASAAEFMKKSGLEKIVSFRAGDALQILSETRGTFDIIFCDADKESYPEMFAAARGRVRKGGLFIADNAFWDGRAARPDGAPDSEAVARFNKLVAADPDFMTVQVPIRDGLSVSLRLR